One genomic region from Dehalococcoidales bacterium encodes:
- a CDS encoding NAD(P)/FAD-dependent oxidoreductase: MTGSILIVGAGIAGLSAGCYGQMNGYRTQILEQGLNSGGLCTAWKRKGYTIDGCIHWLVGSAPNSPLHQIWLELGAIQGRSFFDHDEFMRVEGDGSRAFVVYTDADRLEQHMKEIAPEDKETIESFVNAIRTCARYELPAGAEFGVHSFNNGLNMVSRLPFLKVMAKWSKISVRDFATRFRNPFLSEAFATVFGDINNFPMAGMIMTLAWLHNRSAGYPIRGSLEFARAIEQRYLGLGGEIHYDSRVEKILVENDSAVGIRLANGKEFRGDVVISAADGHSTIFDMLGTRYIDEEIRNRYDKLPLFPPLLYVALGITRTFEDFPASVVGISFPLRKPILIDSKILIRLTAQVYNFDPFLAPHGKTVVRVMLMSNYERWRLLAQSPDEYRAEKERVAEQVITALEQRFPGISDQIEMSDVATPVTFEHYTGNWNGSFEGWLLTIDTFGRSMSKTLPGLGNFYMIGQWVNPGGGLPPAAADGRSVIQLLCHKDKAKFLSSQP, translated from the coding sequence ATGACTGGATCTATTTTGATAGTTGGCGCTGGGATTGCCGGCCTGTCTGCCGGGTGTTACGGGCAAATGAATGGCTATCGAACGCAGATATTGGAGCAAGGGCTTAACTCTGGCGGACTCTGCACAGCATGGAAGCGGAAAGGTTATACTATTGACGGTTGTATCCATTGGCTGGTCGGGTCTGCACCGAACAGTCCTTTACACCAAATCTGGCTAGAGCTAGGGGCAATACAAGGCCGCTCTTTCTTTGATCACGATGAATTCATGCGTGTAGAAGGAGACGGGAGTAGAGCATTCGTGGTCTATACCGATGCTGACCGCCTGGAGCAGCACATGAAAGAAATTGCCCCGGAAGACAAAGAAACCATCGAAAGTTTCGTCAATGCAATACGTACCTGCGCTCGATACGAGCTGCCAGCGGGTGCGGAGTTCGGAGTTCATTCATTTAACAACGGACTCAATATGGTTAGCCGGCTCCCTTTCCTGAAGGTAATGGCTAAGTGGAGCAAAATCTCAGTGCGCGACTTCGCCACGCGATTCCGCAACCCGTTTCTGTCGGAAGCTTTCGCCACTGTCTTTGGTGACATCAACAATTTCCCCATGGCCGGCATGATTATGACACTGGCATGGTTACACAATAGGTCGGCAGGCTACCCGATTAGGGGCTCGCTGGAATTTGCCAGGGCAATTGAGCAGCGATATCTTGGCCTTGGGGGTGAGATACATTATGATTCGCGGGTTGAGAAGATATTGGTTGAGAACGATTCAGCAGTCGGGATCAGGCTTGCTAACGGCAAGGAATTTCGAGGCGATGTGGTAATTTCGGCGGCGGATGGCCACAGTACTATATTTGATATGCTTGGTACACGGTATATAGATGAGGAAATCCGAAATCGATACGACAAGCTGCCGCTTTTTCCGCCGTTGCTCTATGTGGCGCTGGGCATAACACGTACTTTCGAAGATTTTCCTGCTTCAGTGGTAGGGATTAGTTTTCCGCTTCGCAAGCCAATCTTGATAGACAGCAAAATTCTGATACGGCTGACCGCCCAGGTATACAATTTTGATCCCTTTCTGGCACCCCACGGCAAAACGGTCGTGCGTGTGATGCTAATGTCAAACTACGAACGCTGGAGGCTATTAGCACAAAGTCCGGATGAATATCGTGCGGAAAAGGAGAGGGTCGCCGAGCAAGTGATAACTGCCCTTGAGCAGCGTTTCCCCGGTATTTCTGATCAGATTGAGATGAGCGACGTAGCAACCCCGGTGACATTTGAACATTACACCGGAAATTGGAACGGCAGTTTTGAAGGTTGGCTCCTAACCATAGACACATTCGGCAGAAGCATGTCAAAAACTCTTCCCGGGCTGGGCAACTTCTACATGATTGGGCAGTGGGTTAACCCCGGGGGTGGTTTGCCTCCAGCAGCAGCGGACGGACGCAGTGTAATTCAGCTACTTTGCCATAAAGATAAGGCTAAGTTCCTATCGTCTCAGCCTTGA
- a CDS encoding YegP family protein, translated as MAAKFELYKDAKGEFRWRLVASNGQTIANGGEGYKTKASAVNGIESVKKNAPVAPIEEK; from the coding sequence AACTGTACAAAGATGCCAAGGGTGAATTTCGCTGGAGACTGGTAGCATCTAATGGGCAAACGATAGCCAATGGAGGCGAGGGCTACAAAACAAAAGCGAGCGCAGTGAACGGCATAGAGTCTGTTAAAAAGAATGCCCCGGTGGCTCCGATCGAAGAGAAGTAG
- a CDS encoding META domain-containing protein, with translation MKKKHAIITIILGTIVTLVATGCTRGVSEADYNRVVEERDQALSQIASLEGELSTAKEHIVFLQQKIAINFVKNSPNFIFDGIENTLKLVDSEELEDTITRIYNYEFQSRHAGYGDRTGQMLLQVITPHEAVIMIFNGEIISAVIDEKWDMINQKMLEQAVTEEQAEQTAINFVKNSPTFVFDGIENTLELVETLYPDIENAWQFVYDFDSQHTGYGDRTGQMLAQVITPHQAIITVEKGQVISAIMDEKWDMLKQGMINELEDITWVMTAYTDETGTVEALEDVEVTIIFDGTEKQLSGIAGCNQYGAPYEIDGSNLTVTDSIIRTEMFCGDEIMEQEEYYLKALEEAEGYEVNGNKMTITGSGWILEFEKQQ, from the coding sequence ATGAAGAAAAAACACGCTATAATTACCATAATACTGGGAACTATTGTCACCTTAGTTGCTACCGGCTGTACCAGAGGAGTATCAGAAGCCGACTACAACCGCGTGGTTGAAGAGCGTGACCAAGCCTTGTCTCAAATAGCCAGCCTGGAGGGCGAACTGTCTACTGCCAAGGAACATATAGTCTTTCTTCAGCAGAAAATAGCCATCAATTTTGTTAAAAACAGCCCCAACTTCATCTTCGACGGGATTGAGAATACCCTGAAACTAGTTGACAGTGAGGAACTGGAAGATACCATTACCCGGATCTATAACTACGAATTCCAGAGTCGGCATGCCGGATACGGTGACCGCACCGGACAGATGCTACTTCAAGTAATCACCCCCCATGAAGCGGTAATAATGATCTTTAATGGCGAGATTATATCGGCTGTTATTGATGAGAAGTGGGACATGATTAATCAGAAAATGCTCGAGCAGGCAGTGACTGAAGAACAAGCCGAGCAGACAGCCATCAATTTTGTGAAGAACAGCCCCACTTTCGTCTTCGACGGGATTGAGAATACCCTGGAATTAGTGGAAACTCTGTACCCTGACATTGAAAATGCCTGGCAGTTTGTCTATGATTTTGATAGTCAGCATACCGGATACGGTGACCGTACCGGACAGATGCTTGCCCAGGTAATCACCCCACACCAAGCCATAATCACTGTGGAGAAAGGGCAAGTAATCTCAGCGATAATGGATGAAAAGTGGGACATGCTGAAACAAGGCATGATCAACGAACTCGAAGACATCACGTGGGTCATGACTGCATATACTGACGAAACGGGTACCGTTGAGGCCCTTGAAGATGTTGAAGTAACCATCATCTTCGATGGCACCGAGAAACAGTTGAGTGGTATCGCCGGCTGCAACCAGTATGGCGCTCCTTATGAGATTGACGGCTCGAATCTGACTGTCACCGATTCAATCATCCGCACGGAGATGTTTTGCGGAGATGAGATTATGGAGCAGGAAGAATACTACCTGAAGGCACTTGAGGAGGCCGAAGGCTACGAAGTAAACGGAAACAAGATGACGATTACTGGCAGCGGCTGGATTCTTGAATTCGAGAAACAGCAATAA
- a CDS encoding clostripain-related cysteine peptidase yields MRRTITAGRRRRPSPAPSGGRDRAQAPRREVGSYGGSSGGGDMGGGTYSGGGRGLPFFGGKSKLSIIMTVVALAIVFGIQYCGGLDLSDSGMTTLPTDSGSSQITNLPAAGGFVSNYSDASVLHGSTEPDQNWLVMLYQDADDKILEKDICLDTNEAEKAGPSSRVRIVSQLDRYSGGYTGDGDWTGTKRFLISRDDNLSQLGSQQVAEPGEVNMSDGKALVDFATWAIQTYPSDKYVLILSDHGMGWPGGWSDANPKGTGDPGIPLASLLGDELYLHEIDDALGQIRANTGLDKFELIGMDACLMGQLEVFTTLEPHARYAVASEEVEPALGWAYTSFLQALNQNPDMNGAELCQLVVKSYIEDDQSILDSSARGDFLSQGSPFGGLFGPSGGTNPAQMAREIGRSSTLGAVDLSQIGLLNDSLNGLVFTLQEADQREIASSRTYAQSFTSIFGSDVPPSFIDLGNFLEIVKQKAGNTGINQAIDAVLAAIDKTVIAEKHGVQKPGATGIAIYFPNSELYRNAAAGAESYTAIANRFAKQSLWDDFLAYHYTGDQFSQTDSQAVVPPTGSIRAPAAGGITISPIAASSSEAAPGQPVTLSADISGENIGYIYLFVGFYDRQANSIFVADQDYLESPETRQVNGVYYPDWGEGDFTLQFTWEPVVFAISNGTSSVPALFKPESYGRSFEETVYVVDGIYTYGDGGEQRAACLYFVNGVLRQVFGFTGESEAGAPREITPGAGDTFTVLETWLDLDQSGEVIDTASQQGSTLTFGSEMFTWETFDAALGEYAVGFVVEDLDGNQQQAITRISVK; encoded by the coding sequence GTGAGGCGTACGATAACGGCAGGACGGCGGCGGCGCCCAAGTCCCGCACCATCAGGTGGGCGTGACAGAGCACAAGCACCGCGCCGCGAGGTGGGTTCTTACGGCGGTAGCAGCGGGGGTGGTGATATGGGGGGTGGCACCTACTCCGGTGGGGGCAGGGGACTACCTTTCTTCGGCGGCAAGAGCAAACTTTCAATCATCATGACGGTCGTCGCGCTTGCTATTGTCTTCGGTATCCAGTACTGTGGTGGTCTTGATCTTAGCGATAGTGGGATGACCACTCTACCTACGGATTCCGGCAGCAGCCAGATTACTAACCTGCCCGCTGCCGGTGGCTTTGTCAGCAACTACTCTGATGCCTCGGTCCTTCACGGGAGTACCGAGCCTGATCAGAATTGGCTGGTGATGCTCTACCAGGACGCTGACGATAAGATACTGGAGAAGGACATTTGTCTGGACACAAACGAGGCCGAAAAGGCCGGTCCCTCCAGCCGGGTCAGGATCGTATCCCAGTTGGATCGCTACAGTGGAGGCTACACCGGCGATGGGGACTGGACCGGAACAAAGCGCTTCCTGATCAGCCGGGATGATAATCTCAGTCAGTTAGGCTCACAGCAAGTCGCTGAACCAGGTGAAGTAAACATGTCTGACGGTAAGGCGCTGGTCGACTTTGCCACTTGGGCCATACAGACTTACCCGTCTGATAAGTATGTCTTGATTCTCTCCGATCATGGTATGGGCTGGCCGGGGGGGTGGAGTGACGCAAATCCTAAAGGCACCGGGGATCCAGGCATCCCGTTAGCTTCTTTATTAGGTGATGAGCTTTATCTTCATGAGATCGATGACGCACTGGGCCAGATCCGCGCCAATACCGGCCTCGACAAGTTTGAGCTCATCGGTATGGATGCCTGCTTGATGGGCCAACTAGAGGTCTTCACTACCCTGGAACCTCATGCCCGCTATGCAGTGGCCTCCGAGGAAGTCGAACCGGCTCTCGGGTGGGCCTATACCAGCTTCCTGCAGGCGCTTAACCAGAACCCTGATATGAACGGAGCCGAGCTTTGCCAATTAGTGGTGAAGAGCTATATCGAAGATGACCAGAGCATCCTCGACAGCAGCGCCCGGGGAGACTTTCTTAGCCAGGGCTCACCATTCGGAGGACTGTTTGGCCCTTCCGGAGGCACTAATCCGGCACAGATGGCTCGTGAGATCGGCCGCAGCAGCACGCTTGGCGCGGTAGATCTGAGTCAGATCGGTCTACTTAACGACAGCCTGAACGGGCTGGTATTCACTCTACAGGAAGCTGACCAGCGGGAAATAGCCAGCAGCCGCACCTACGCCCAGAGCTTCACCAGCATCTTTGGCAGTGACGTTCCCCCTTCATTCATCGACCTGGGCAACTTCTTGGAAATCGTCAAACAGAAGGCCGGCAACACCGGGATTAATCAGGCAATCGATGCAGTGCTAGCTGCTATCGATAAGACCGTCATCGCTGAGAAGCATGGGGTCCAAAAACCGGGCGCCACCGGAATCGCTATTTATTTCCCCAACTCCGAGCTATATCGGAACGCGGCTGCCGGGGCCGAGTCGTACACGGCTATCGCCAACCGATTTGCGAAGCAGTCGCTCTGGGACGATTTTCTAGCCTATCATTACACCGGCGACCAGTTCTCTCAAACCGATAGCCAGGCGGTAGTCCCGCCCACAGGGTCAATACGAGCTCCTGCCGCGGGTGGTATCACCATCTCGCCGATAGCCGCCTCCAGCTCGGAAGCCGCCCCAGGCCAACCGGTAACACTATCTGCCGATATCAGCGGAGAGAACATCGGGTACATCTACCTTTTTGTCGGTTTCTATGACCGGCAGGCCAACTCTATCTTTGTAGCCGATCAGGACTACCTGGAAAGTCCGGAAACGAGACAAGTGAACGGGGTCTATTATCCCGATTGGGGTGAGGGCGATTTTACCCTGCAGTTTACATGGGAGCCGGTCGTTTTTGCCATCAGCAACGGAACATCCTCTGTTCCAGCCTTGTTCAAACCGGAAAGTTACGGGCGAAGCTTTGAAGAGACGGTATATGTGGTTGACGGGATTTATACCTATGGTGACGGAGGTGAGCAGCGCGCGGCCTGCTTGTACTTTGTCAACGGCGTGCTGCGCCAGGTGTTCGGTTTCACCGGCGAAAGCGAGGCCGGTGCTCCACGTGAGATAACTCCAGGTGCCGGGGATACCTTCACTGTGCTGGAGACCTGGCTTGACCTGGATCAGAGTGGCGAAGTGATCGATACTGCCTCGCAGCAGGGAAGCACGTTAACCTTTGGCAGCGAGATGTTCACCTGGGAGACATTTGACGCGGCTTTAGGCGAATACGCGGTCGGCTTTGTCGTTGAGGACCTGGATGGTAATCAGCAACAAGCCATAACACGAATCAGCGTCAAATAA